In candidate division WOR-3 bacterium, the sequence GCCGGCGTTGAGGCTGACATGGCCCAGGCCCAGGCAACATACACGAGTGCACTCTGCGATACCTACATTCAGGCCGCTCAGGTAAACTACCTACTCGGAAGCATTGAACTTCCGGGGAAGGAGAGGCGATGAAATCTCGTACCCGTACCCTGCTGATTGCCATCGGTGCCGCTGTTGTTCTTGCCCTCGTTGTTGTCCTCAACCTCAAGCGTCCGGCACCGTCGGAATCGGTCACGGCCGAGACCGTCAAGTACGGCTCAATTGTGTCGGTCGTTTCTGCCACCGGCAAGTTACGTGCCCAGAGTCAGGTAAACCTGCAGGCCCAAGTGATGGGCACGGTCAACCGTCTGCTTGTCGAGGAGGGCGACTGGGTTGAAAAAGGGGACCTCCTGCTTGAACTTGACCGGAAGACCTATGAGGCCCAGCTCGTGCTCGCCCGCTCCAGCTTTGAGCAGGCACAGGCCAGCTTTGGCCGCATCGAAAGTCTGTATGCCCGCGGCCTTATTTCGGCCGAGCAGCATGAGGCCGCCAAGGCTTCCTACGAGGCTGCCCGCGCTCAGTACGAACAGGCCGAGGACCAGCTTGCCAAGACTTCGCTCCGCGCTCCTATCTCCGGTACTGTTGTTCAGCTCAACGTCAAACAGGGCGAGACGGTGATGCTCGGTACAATGAATAACCCCGGTACAGTCATCATGGTGCTTGCCGACATGTCAAGAATGGAAGCCAGAATTGACGTTGACGAGACCGACGTTGTGTCACTCGCACTCGGCCAGCCAGTCAGAGTCGAAGTGGATGCCTTGCCTGACACCGCCTTTGCTGGCCAGGTCACGAAAATCGGCTACATGCCCACGACAAGCCTGCTGTCAACCGAGACCCAAGGAACAGACTTTGAAGTCATTGTCACTCTGGAGTCAGTCTCGCCGGTACTGCGGCCCGGTATGTCGGTCTCAGCCGAAATCACCACCGCGTCGCTCGATAGCGTCCTAGTCATACCGCTTCAGGCCGTGGGCCGGCGCGAGGTTGAAGGCCGGGAGCAGGAAACTGTCTATCTTATCGAAGATGGTAAGGCGAAGCTACAAGTCATAAGAACCGGCAAGGCCAGCGATACAGAGGTTGAGGTGACCGAAGGCTTGAAGCCGGGTGACCAGGTCGTCACCGGTCCGTACAAGGTGTTGGCGAAACTCAAGGAAGGCCGGCGCGTGACACCGAGCAGGGTGGCAGCAGGTCCGACATTTACCGAGAACAAGAAGTCTGAAGGAACCCGCTAACCAGGGCCGAATGATGCATGGTGTGTGAGCATCATGGCTCTCATTAGGACCGAAAACCTCACCAAGACCTACCGCACCGGTAAGATCGAGGTCTGTGCGCTCCAAGGTATTACACTAGAAATCGAGCAGGGCGAGTATGTCGCCCTGATGGGACCTTCCGGCTCCGGTAAGTCCACCTTGATGCACCTACTCGGCTGCCTTGATACGCCGACCGCGGGAAAGTACTGGCTTGCTGGCACCGATGTCACAACTATGGATGACCTCGGACTGGCCCGGCTCCGCAACCGACAGATTGGGTTCGTGTTCCAGAATTTTAACCTTCTCCCTAGGCTCACCGCGCGCGATAACGTTCAGCTTCCGATGGTTTACGCCGGCATTCCCTTCCGTGAGCGGGC encodes:
- a CDS encoding efflux RND transporter periplasmic adaptor subunit yields the protein MKSRTRTLLIAIGAAVVLALVVVLNLKRPAPSESVTAETVKYGSIVSVVSATGKLRAQSQVNLQAQVMGTVNRLLVEEGDWVEKGDLLLELDRKTYEAQLVLARSSFEQAQASFGRIESLYARGLISAEQHEAAKASYEAARAQYEQAEDQLAKTSLRAPISGTVVQLNVKQGETVMLGTMNNPGTVIMVLADMSRMEARIDVDETDVVSLALGQPVRVEVDALPDTAFAGQVTKIGYMPTTSLLSTETQGTDFEVIVTLESVSPVLRPGMSVSAEITTASLDSVLVIPLQAVGRREVEGREQETVYLIEDGKAKLQVIRTGKASDTEVEVTEGLKPGDQVVTGPYKVLAKLKEGRRVTPSRVAAGPTFTENKKSEGTR
- a CDS encoding ABC transporter ATP-binding protein; this translates as MALIRTENLTKTYRTGKIEVCALQGITLEIEQGEYVALMGPSGSGKSTLMHLLGCLDTPTAGKYWLAGTDVTTMDDLGLARLRNRQIGFVFQNFNLLPRLTARDNVQLPMVYAGIPFRERAERSRELLTMVGLAERMNHRSNELSGGEMQRVALARALANRPSLLLADEPTGNLDSRTGQEVMALLDDVARKGNTVILVTHDREVAAHARRILRMVDGKITS